The nucleotide window AGAATATAAGCACTAAAGGCAGggcctgatatttcacggaggcaataaaggcaattgcctccatgccccctggtcaatgccctcatgccctttaaatgctctagaagaaatttacagtttctttatagggtgcccttaacctggagaaaatgcctaggtgcccttgccctttcaaaaacgaagcaatgGATTACCTGTTTTTACAAACATTCCCCCAAAAATATTCCCTACCTTCCTTCCCTTAAAAATCAGCAGCTACAAGATTTTCCACCTGCTAAGCGGGAAGATTGAAGTGTCCAGTGGTGATTCTGACAACTGTGACATTACCCGGATGTATGTGTTAGTTCATGACAAACTTGGTTTTACATGTTTGTCTCCAGGgaagtagttttaaaaaaagggttttGCCTAAAGGAAAGGGATTTTAACAGTTTTGTTGTGACATTTTAAATGAGGAGACAGGAATAACTGTAGTCTGCTCAGTTTGAATGAAACCAAGTTGTTTGTTGTAATACTTGAAAGACATGAACAGATCCCAATATGGGACGGATTTTGAGGGTTAGTGGGAGGGAGAGGAACTGGTATGGGGACGTAatgaagcagtcaatattgtAATGCATTGTTCTTAGTCTTTCTAATTGATAAGAAGCAAGAATTTACTACTCTTTTAGGATCCGCTGTTCCTTCATGATTTGTTCAACACCAGGGCCCACTTTTGAAGAGATGCCTGAGCAAAAAACAGTAGCTAAGCGACCCTTACCAGAAAATACACACttacaatttttgactggtgtcttgctcatttctgctaagtcaaaaattgttcagcaatattttcttcttaagcagtgcccaatctcatagagctgctttgcttagcacaaaaaaactgcttagcatgaaatgtcttccttggtCAAAACAGGATAACAAACCCAAATTTAATTCGTTGCATATTgccttgttactggtatccagctgttgtttgcttatcctgaaaatcacgtgaaactTTGGTTAgtaatcttttttttatcaaggcaagaatttcatgctaagcaaatttttgtgcttagcagctctatggagtTGAGCCCTGATCTCACCACTTACCAAAGAATTATACACTTACAGCCGCCCTTCTGGGGTAAGCCGAGCCAAGACATAGGGCTCTGTTAACCAATTGAATGTTATTTTGAGAGGTTTTTAAACATGTTATTCAGCAGTTTTGGAAAaataagatttttattttatttaataatttccTGTTCTAGAAAGTTGTTCTGGTACTCTGTTCATCTCATCTGGCAGGTTTCACTAACACATGAACCATAAACATTCTCAACCATTTACAATAACTGTTAAAGAATCATAACATATGTAACTCTCAGTAAGTCAGcatattttcaattttagaaAGCTTACAATTTTGTTTCCACTGTTAAGCCGAAAACCATGTGGGGCAGATTCTGTCCTTGCATTTATAACAACTAAGTAATTTATCTGTGCgaatttatttgctttttgtgtttgttgtagGACTTGACAGCGACTAGTAAACGTCTTGCAGAGACGACTAAAGGTGATAAATCAACGAATGGGAGGACGGAGAGAGGCGAGAAACAAGATGAAGATGAGGATGAGGAAGATGAGGATGAGGATTCACGACAAAGGTAAAGATGCTTCAGGattttaggcactggacacttttggtaattgtcaaagaccagtattctctcttgatgtatcccaacatatgcataatgtaacaaatctgtgaaaaattcagCAATgaggtcatcgaaattgcaaaaaaaataatgaatgtaataaaaaaaacttgttgcaagaatgtgtgtgctttaagatgcctgagaaaggcttcaggcctgaagtctttctcagattcaaatattttagtgaggaattacctctttctcaaatactactgGGGCATAGAACTGCCCCAGACCGCTCATGTTCCCACTTATACAAACTGGGTTAATAGAAGCATTGAAGGATACaaggtgtcatgaccgggaagcgaacccacactctaattCAGTCATCAAAACTGAGTCTAAGAAGGATTGGACACTTTGCAGGGTGGGAGTAAAATTAGATGAGGTTTGtgttaatctcttttgagtataatggttctgaataataataataatgatagtctgtttttataaagcgctttatacaccatgtctcaaagcgcttccacacTATTTACCCTGTTCattgggccttaaatcattccttaaaccatctcagctccctggggagtatacagcctgtgccgccaaatttGCAGggcactaagctaatcaatcacaagaaccatctctgccctcataggtacccatttacccctgggtggagagaagcaattatagttattaagtgtcttgctcaaagacacaagtgtcacaaccgggattggaacccacactctgctgaacagaaacaccagagcttgtgtttggtgctcttatccgcttggccacgacacccttaAAAAAAGAACCGGTGATTGGCAACTCAACGtctcgatcagtatgctttgatcatcttcaggagaaaactgAGTCTGATGCACTAAACCGTTCGTCCGTGACGAGCCAAAAGATTTAGTACAGCATTGATAATGTTGACGTGACTGCTGAGGCTCGTATGTTTACTCtcagggtgtcatggccgagtggtttgaagcatcaaattcaagttttggtggttaagtcatgGAGTGGGAGATTGAATCCTGGTCACTGTTTCCTTGAGCAAgctgctttactataattgcttctcttcaccctggggtataaatgggtacctgcgagggtagaggttgatattgtgtatgcaTAAGCAACTGGAGCGCCacagcagctcagggctgtatactcccaagggagctaagaaagattaaagggatgttatccgccaaatgaccaggggtggatGTCACACAGAGTCAAAACTACTCCTATCTTTAAGTTTGGACAAgttactcctcctaacttaggactaaccttaagtttttaataactcccaaaaagtcctaggactagtcctaagttaggactatctttgtaaaaaatcggccccagggcacttatgtaaagtgcattgagacgttattgtgaaatgcatttcataaaaataagttattatattattagtCATTTGTTACTCCCTTTGTTGAACAAAGGTataggagtaggtctcataatactgcatgttaaagcgccttgagcgtcactgagtgacggatatgtgcgatataagaagccactattattattattattattaccaaatcTCGTGGGGTTTTCTTTCAGATTAATCTCATTTGGAGATGACGGGAACCTAGACCTCGATGAGCGACAAGAACCAGACGAATTCGAGAGAGTCTTTGGCACCCTCGAGATCCCAAAAACCGACAACTTGGGAGACCTTGGGGGCACCTTACACCAGCAGCAGGGGATGGGAGGGGAAGGGGGTACAGCGGAGAGGAGAGAGTACGGGAGAGGGGACAAGACGGAGAGCGCATTCATCAGCTTGATGGGTGGACTGGGAGACGGAACCGCACCGAAGGATCAGACACAACAGGGGAACAATAGCAATGCAAAAGGTAAACCAGAATTTCCAAATTATGTAAATATTCATCGCTGAATATGTTTACTTGTTACCTGTTTGTCTTTTCACCTTGTTTGTAGTGTGTCTGTCTAGGCTGTCTTCTACAAGCTGTGGCTTAATCTAACAGCCTCATACTCTCTTTAGTTTGGTTTACATACATAGGTTAACTATTTTCCCTCCATTCTCTGTGCTTATTGTTTTGCTTGtctgtgtaatttttgtttattatgttATAACTTGAGAAGAGTGGTATGAAATCAATGTTGAGTTGACTccaattgaactgaattgaaaaggtactttaaaggcagtggacactattggtaattactcaaaataattattagcacaaaaccttccttggtaacgagtaatggggagaggttgatggtataaaacattgtgagaatcggcttcctctgaagttccatagttttcgagaaagaagtaattttccacgaatttgatttcaagacctcaagtttagaacttgaggtcacgaaatcaaccatctaaacgcacacaacttcgtgtgacaagggtctttttcctttcattattatctcgcaagttcgacgatgaattgagctcaaattgtcacaggtttgtaattttatgcatatgttgagataactgtgaaggctagtctttgacaattaccaatagtgtccactgcctttaatgcatctCTTTTGTTTGAACAATTCATGAATTTGTGAATGCCTCTTTTCAAACCTTGCCCCTATATTTTGGtaaagttgttaagcagaaaatggtgctCAGCAAATTTGAACTGCTTTAAAAGTTAGTAGGGAATCtgtcacaaacataatacaTTACATAGTATTTGGCAACCTGTTTCTGCTAGACACCAATGCAATTCATAGAAACGGTAAGACGGACCTGATCGTACCAAACTGCCTCTCAAGTTGTAATACTTTTTTGGGCAGTGTCTTCCTGGCAGTTGAAACTTTTCTCATTTAAAGAAAATGAATGCATATCCCCTCCTCGCTTCCAAGTAAAAGGTTTGCGTATGACTTGGCATTATTTGAAAAGTGATACCTATAATCCGATACCCTGTGATACTTCAAATGATTTGCAGACCGACGTTTCTGAAGTGTGTTTTCCCGTGGCTAAAATAGGGATGGGCAGGGGTGATCATTCCCAACAAGATAATCTTGCTATTAAACTTTCCTTCATGTGTAATGGATATCATTCCCCTCCCCCGACTTCCCCCAGGTCAACGATCCTACTTCTTCTTTTTAGAATAAaccaaattgaaaaagaaaaaaaaacattccatgGCAAACTTTTAAAGTCTGTTGTGACTGACacctcttccttttttttttatacaggtaAAATAGAGTAACTTGTTTGGTAACCTGTATCCCTGTCAGATTGTTAGATATTTGTTGCTCTTTGCTACCTATGCTTTTGATATACCCAACTTGAGATGCGTTTGAAGTACATATTGTGCGACTGAGTTTGCTTAGTATCTGAAACGTGTAATGTATTATCTAATATGTTACATATGTAAATGTCTTTCATATTGACATTGTGTTTGAATGATTGTGCCTAATATCTAGAAATGTTATGTTATCTAACATTTAATATTAGATACATCAGTGCCTTCATTACCGACACCATTTTTCCCCGTTTATGtgtaataaacaacaatttatttcaatatgTCATGTCTTTCCACCAAAAGAAAACCATcgcttaaagggagggtattcctttggtttttggaaccatcgtatcgtttttatttgtataaatgtagatttatacaataaaaataacctgtgaaaatgtaattTCGAAGGTGATAGCGTTTTTTGAGATACCGCAACAAAAATTCAGCGGTTTTGTTATTGGAATACACATTCTTGGAAATATTTAATACAGAttctaaatgttttttgaatccctctctctctctctgaaacCACATTCATTTGAAGAAAATCatttcacaacgttttatacatTATTAAAGCTGTACTGCTACTTACCTAGTATGTTTTTAGAGTAACTTATTCTTGAAATTATTACCGAAATGTTTATCGCCCccttaataatgttttttttttttaaatgtcatctATGTTCGATATTTaggtgcctttaaaaaattgtatatGTCATATCTATTTTCAACTATTGTAATGACTCTGTAATTCAACCTAAGGGTCATaaagtttgtaaattttaacaaaaatcaaaattccttcaataatgaaaatgttttcttttccgTTTTGAAGATGATCTAGATCTTCTATCAGAGGACCCTCCTCCCTCTCCCAAACAACTTGCCGAGATGGCCCTCCTCAATGAAATCATGAACACACCGAGTGGACTGCCAACTGAAGAGTCCACCCAGTCAGCCTACAAGTCGGAGTACTTTGACTTTGAGGAGTTGATGCTGGGGGGCGACGGTCAGAACGGTCAGGGTCTGGTGGCAGGTGGCTTCTTGCCCTCTGACCTCTTAAGCGGGATGGGGACGATGCAGGCCCCAGAaggtgaatttttattttttttatttttttttaataaaccagaGATGTTTCTCCTAGATAAAAATCTATTTCAGAATATGTTTGATTATGCTTCaaataccaacattttacatttttgttatgaCAGGACTTCTTTCTCCACTTCCCTCCGCCACTCAAGCCCCCCAAGCCCCCCTTGCCCAGGGTCTGCCTGCCAGTGCCCCGCCTAAAGACAACGCCACGCCTGCCGCCGCACAGGAGCCCTCCAATAAGCAAGACTCCAGCAAGTCCCAAGCCTTCAAGAAGGGCGCCAAGGCAGATATGTCGGCCTGGTTCAACCTCTTCGCCGATCTTGACCCACTAGCGAATCCTGATGAAGTCGGCAAGAAAGAAGGAGAGCAGTCGGAAGAATTGAGGAATTGCTGAGAGGTGGAGGGGGTAGTAGCTTTCTTATTTCTTATAACATCAGCAGGTTTCCAACAGGGTTACCTTGTGTATCAGTACTGTCggcgatttcaccaaactcttcctaacttaggatttatcttaggacttggggCGAGTTAAATtccgtaaccatagacgttaggacgcgtTGAagccatcctaagttaggacgggttactcgtcctaactcgagacaggattaatcctagcgtttcgtgaaatcagctgcaggctAATTCTACCATCACTTCAGGCACTCTGTAGTTCCAAGGCACTGCATGTTTTAAAATCAGGAGAGGAACACAAAACCAAGATACCTGGACCGATTTGTTCCAATTAACAAGAAATTTACCCCGACAACTTCGATGGGTAATGACTAAATTAGAATTGACTCTAGAGTTAAGAACGATGGGTTGTTGGATAACTCATCAAGTTAGCTGTTTTTCTCCCCGCCCCCATCCCAAAGTAGTCTTgtgcaatttgaaaataatctcCTGTTACAAATTTCTTCAAAACCGTGTCCGAGTTCGGTTGCTATATGCGGATAGATTCGTCCTTGGGCAATTTCACAAAGACAGTttgaacttaggactagtcctaggactttTTAAgtattattaaaaacttaaggctagtctttagggagttaggacgagtaactcgtcttaactcgagataagacttgtcctaactctttgtgaaatccaccaaggtgttccatttttgttttgctttgtttttttgcctGGCTGATCTGGTTGCCATTAT belongs to Asterias rubens chromosome 6, eAstRub1.3, whole genome shotgun sequence and includes:
- the LOC117291219 gene encoding islet cell autoantigen 1-like protein isoform X1 produces the protein MDRMERSSGWDSGGYSSSAYDRHVQQQQQGGKSVANRVQKQYWVTKQAVIKKLGRKEDEFVVAGDSELDAKLEVFRSIQKTCMDLLRIIEKYQDNLCALSQEENAMGRFLKSQSSQDKTRAGKMMAAVGKAQIVSSEQRLGLRGPLVRLYQEIETFRYRAISDTLMTINRMEGSRLEYRAALLWMKDISKELDPDTFKQLEKFRKVQAQVRTTKLKFDKLKNDVCQKIDLLGASRCNLFSHTLATYQNTLLHYWEKTSRTMSAVQEGFRGYQHYEFNMLKELSETSKQLAKLTGAKDIIPNWDEEEENDLTATSKRLAETTKGDKSTNGRTERGEKQDEDEDEEDEDEDSRQRLISFGDDGNLDLDERQEPDEFERVFGTLEIPKTDNLGDLGGTLHQQQGMGGEGGTAERREYGRGDKTESAFISLMGGLGDGTAPKDQTQQGNNSNAKDDLDLLSEDPPPSPKQLAEMALLNEIMNTPSGLPTEESTQSAYKSEYFDFEELMLGGDGQNGQGLVAGGFLPSDLLSGMGTMQAPEGLLSPLPSATQAPQAPLAQGLPASAPPKDNATPAAAQEPSNKQDSSKSQAFKKGAKADMSAWFNLFADLDPLANPDEVGKKEGEQSEELRNC
- the LOC117291219 gene encoding islet cell autoantigen 1-like isoform X2, which translates into the protein MDRMERSSGWDSGGYSSSAYDRHVQQQQQGGKSVANRVQKQYWVTKQAVIKKLGRKEDEFVVAGDSELDAKLEVFRSIQKTCMDLLRIIEKYQDNLCALSQEENAMGRFLKSQSSQDKTRAGKMMAAVGKAQIVSSEQRLGLRGPLVRLYQEIETFRYRAISDTLMTINRMEGSRLEYRAALLWMKDISKELDPDTFKQLEKFRKVQAQVRTTKLKFDKLKNDVCQKIDLLGASRCNLFSHTLATYQNTLLHYWEKTSRTMSAVQEGFRGYQHYEFNMLKELSETSKQLAKLTGAKDIIPNWDEEEENDLTATSKRLAETTKGDKSTNGRTERGEKQDEDEDEEDEDEDSRQRLISFGDDGNLDLDERQEPDEFERVFGTLEIPKTDNLGDLGGTLHQQQGMGGEGGTAERREYGRGDKTESAFISLMGGLGDGTAPKDQTQQGNNSNAKDDLDLLSEDPPPSPKQLAEMALLNEIMNTPSGLPTEESTQSAYKSEYFDFEELMLGGDGQNGQGLVAGGFLPSDLLSGMGTMQAPEAPQAPLAQGLPASAPPKDNATPAAAQEPSNKQDSSKSQAFKKGAKADMSAWFNLFADLDPLANPDEVGKKEGEQSEELRNC
- the LOC117291219 gene encoding islet cell autoantigen 1-like isoform X3, which gives rise to MDRMERSSGWDSGGYSSSAYDRHVQQQQQGGKSVANRVQKQYWVTKQAVIKKLGRKEDEFVVAGDSELDAKLEVFRSIQKTCMDLLRIIEKYQDNLCALSQEENAMGRFLKSQSSQDKTRAGKMMAAVGKAQIVSSEQRLGLRGPLVRLYQEIETFRYRAISDTLMTINRMEGSRLEYRAALLWMKDISKELDPDTFKQLEKFRKVQAQVRTTKLKFDKLKNDVCQKIDLLGASRCNLFSHTLATYQNTLLHYWEKTSRTMSAVQEGFRGYQHYEFNMLKDLTATSKRLAETTKGDKSTNGRTERGEKQDEDEDEEDEDEDSRQRLISFGDDGNLDLDERQEPDEFERVFGTLEIPKTDNLGDLGGTLHQQQGMGGEGGTAERREYGRGDKTESAFISLMGGLGDGTAPKDQTQQGNNSNAKDDLDLLSEDPPPSPKQLAEMALLNEIMNTPSGLPTEESTQSAYKSEYFDFEELMLGGDGQNGQGLVAGGFLPSDLLSGMGTMQAPEGLLSPLPSATQAPQAPLAQGLPASAPPKDNATPAAAQEPSNKQDSSKSQAFKKGAKADMSAWFNLFADLDPLANPDEVGKKEGEQSEELRNC